A genome region from Streptomyces antimycoticus includes the following:
- the dxr gene encoding 1-deoxy-D-xylulose-5-phosphate reductoisomerase, protein MTESLADPHLRFPAATAAESVRDIVILGSTGSIGTQAIDVVVRNPDRFRVTGLSAAGGRAGLLAEQAHRLRVDRVAVARPEAVPEVREALSALYGAGEPLPEILAGPDAATELARSQCHTVLNGITGSIGLAPTLAALEAGRVLALANKESLIVGGPLVKAVAKPGQIVPVDSEHSALFQALLGGAREEVRKLVVTASGGPFRGRTKRELASVTPEQALAHPTWDMGPVVTINSATLVNKGLEVIEAHLLYDIPFERIEVVVHPQSYIHSMVEFTDGSTLAQASPPDMRMPIALGLGWPERVPDAAPGCDWTKAHTWEFFPLDTEAFPSVGLARHVGGLGGTAPAVFNAANEECVDAFLDGKLPFNGIVDTVAEVVAEHGTPAVGTRLTVADVLEAETWARARATELAARAAKATPEARA, encoded by the coding sequence ATGACGGAATCCCTGGCTGACCCGCATCTGCGCTTTCCGGCGGCCACCGCCGCGGAGAGCGTGCGCGACATCGTGATCCTGGGCTCCACCGGTTCGATCGGCACCCAGGCCATCGACGTGGTGGTGCGCAACCCCGACCGCTTCCGCGTGACCGGCCTGTCCGCCGCCGGGGGACGGGCCGGGCTCCTCGCCGAGCAGGCCCACCGGCTGCGGGTGGACAGGGTGGCGGTCGCCCGTCCGGAGGCGGTGCCCGAGGTCCGCGAGGCGCTGAGCGCGCTCTACGGAGCCGGTGAGCCGCTCCCCGAGATCCTGGCGGGGCCCGACGCGGCCACCGAGCTCGCCCGCTCCCAGTGCCACACCGTGCTCAACGGCATCACCGGCTCCATCGGCCTGGCGCCGACCCTGGCCGCCCTGGAGGCGGGCCGGGTGCTGGCGCTGGCCAACAAGGAATCGCTCATCGTCGGCGGCCCCCTGGTCAAGGCCGTCGCCAAGCCCGGCCAGATCGTCCCCGTCGACTCCGAGCACTCCGCGCTCTTCCAGGCGCTGCTCGGCGGCGCCCGCGAGGAGGTCCGCAAGCTGGTCGTGACCGCTTCCGGCGGCCCGTTCCGCGGCCGGACGAAGCGGGAGCTGGCCTCGGTCACCCCGGAGCAGGCGCTGGCCCACCCCACCTGGGACATGGGCCCGGTGGTCACGATCAACTCCGCGACCCTCGTCAACAAGGGCCTCGAGGTCATCGAGGCCCATCTGCTGTACGACATTCCCTTCGAGCGGATTGAGGTGGTGGTCCACCCTCAGTCGTATATCCACTCGATGGTTGAATTCACCGATGGCTCGACGCTCGCCCAGGCGAGCCCGCCGGATATGCGGATGCCCATCGCGCTCGGCCTCGGCTGGCCCGAGCGGGTGCCGGACGCCGCGCCCGGCTGTGACTGGACCAAGGCCCACACCTGGGAGTTCTTTCCCCTCGACACCGAGGCGTTCCCCTCCGTCGGCCTCGCCCGCCATGTCGGCGGCCTCGGCGGCACCGCCCCGGCCGTCTTCAACGCGGCGAACGAGGAGTGCGTGGACGCGTTCCTTGACGGAAAGCTGCCTTTCAACGGAATCGTCGATACGGTCGCCGAGGTGGTGGCCGAGCACGGCACCCCCGCCGTGGGAACCCGGCTCACCGTCGCGGACGTCCTCGAGGCTGAGACATGGGCCCGCGCCCGCGCAACGGAACTGGCCGCCAGAGCGGCGAAGGCGACCCCGGAGGCTCGCGCATGA